In Bufo gargarizans isolate SCDJY-AF-19 chromosome 6, ASM1485885v1, whole genome shotgun sequence, a single genomic region encodes these proteins:
- the LOC122939867 gene encoding gastrula zinc finger protein XlCGF66.1-like — translation MDRDKDKMAESIINLTLEILFRLTVEGYTVVKKTSSERCQAPVSEGWGRTLSPIMEPPPHSLIHEEINKEKILELTNKMIELLTGEVLIRCQDVDVYFSMEEWEYLEGHTDQYKDILMEDHRPLTPPGNRHD, via the exons ATGGATAGAGACAAGGATAAGATggcggagagtataataaatctcaccctagagatcctcttccggcttactgtagag ggctacacagtagtgaagaagacctctagtgagcgctgtcaggcccctgtgtctgaaggatggggaagaaccctgagcccaatcatggAGCCTCCACCTCACTCCCTGATACACGAGGAAATCAATaaagagaagatcctagaactcaccaacaagatgattgagctgctgactggagag gttcttataaggtgtcaggatgtcgacgtctatttctccatggaggagtgggagtatttagaaggacacacagatcagtacaaggacattctgatggaggatcaccggcccctcacaccaccaggtaatagacatgactaa